Genomic window (Candidatus Ozemobacteraceae bacterium):
GTGCGGCCGAAGCGGCTACCGGGATGCAACCTGCGGCAGGAGCGACGACCCCGGCGATCCAGAGTCCCGAGATGAATCTCCAGTTCGACAACGCATTGCCCGCGAACTTCCGTGGCGGTGATCCCGACAGCACCGAAGTGCATGTTCTCGAAGATCAGCCCTACAAGCGGCAGGAGCACACTCTCCTGTATGAGGACACTCCGCAGGGAATGGGTGCGCCGGCAGGCGCGACGTTCGAGGGGCCGCCGACCATCAACTGGACGACGGACCGGGTCGGTGCCGATGGCTCGGTTCAGACCATTTCCAACGACAACAACAACAAGGCGACGAGCGAAAGCGAGTTTCCCGAGCCCGGAGAGTATCGGGTCGGCAACAGCGGCGCCCGCCAGGTCAGCGGCAGCGGCGGCGGTGCCTCGAACACGTCCGGAAGCGAGGGACAGTCGGCGTCGAGCGCCGGCTCTGGTACATCCGCAGGAACGGCGGGCAGCGCTGCAGCGGGCAGCCAGCGCGTGACGTCTACCCAGACGACCGGCGTGGTCTGCCATGACGTGACCAGCCCGAACGTGTGGGCCGTCTTCCAGGAAGCCGCCGGAAACACCCAGGCGGCGCTTGACGAGACCGAACTTCAGCAGAAGCTGAGCGAGCAGCTGCTCGCTGCCAAGGGGCAGTTCGACCCAGCGGCGCCCGTTTCCGACGCGCTGAAGGGCGCCAGCATGCTTGCGATTTCCGAGTTTCCCGTCAACAGAAAGCCCGCCGAAAAGACGGCCGCCGTGGCCGTGAAGGGGCCCCTGTTCAACGAAGTCGGGAAAGACGAGACGAAGGTTGCCGCCACCGTCGCCATGAAGGTGCTCGATGCGGAAACGCAGACGCGCCTGACCGAAGTCGGCGCCACGAGCTCGCTCAAGGGTATTTTCGTCCGCCGGAACGTGCCATTCATCGTCGTTGCCCTCGCGACGGACAACGGCGACAAGTGCACGACCGCGGCCGGAGCCGTCTGCCGGATCGAAACGACGGACGGGACCGAAGTCGACAAAGACGATAGTTCGTACATGTTCCGCGTCCCGAACTATCCCCGGAATGAATATAAGGATCAGCCCGAATATCAGTTCGTGATGGAAGGCGCCGACAAGGACGGCAACAAGACCGTCGTTCGCCTGCCGCTGTATGTTGTCAATACGCAGATGGCCGTTGAAGGCGGCCGCAACGAATAACCGACGAACGAAAAGGGGAACATGTCGAAGATGCGTCCTGTTTCACTGATACTGGCTGTTGGTGTTGTGTTCTCGATCGCGGCCGCCGCTCCGGCCCAGGAGCCGGCGGCTGGGACCCAGCCCCCCATCATCGATACGTCCAAGACGCCCTGGCTCGAAGGGGTCACCATCCCGACGAAGCCGCCGCACGTCAGCCCGCTGGTGCCGGTCGACATCGCGGGGGAGGGCGGCAACCCTGTTCCTGCAACGATCAGCGAGGATATTCCGATCCTGCTGATGGCGAATTCCGAGATTTTCGGGGAAAAGCCGCCCGCCACCTGGAATGGCACCGATCTCCCGGATGCAGAATGGACGGGGCGCGCGTCCGTACGCTGGTTTTTTGAGGACGTCGCCAAGAATCGCAGCATGCTTGCTTCTCTCACTGACGAGCTTCCTGAAAACCAGGTGAAGGTGATCCCGCTTGACCCGACGAAATCCGGAGCCGTCACGATCACGATCGCGAGGCCGATGAAATACCGCATCGCCGCCGACCGGTTCAGAACAACATTCGTGAACGCGAGTCGCAGCCTGTCCACTATCGTGACCGATATTACCCCCCCGGTGTGCGGCCTCGAGATCACTGCGGGCGGCGAATCGGGAACGGTGTATCCGGTCGAAAATCCGGTGCATGCATACCCGCTTCCGAAGCATGCCGATGTGATCTGCCGCGGCAAGCTGTTTGGAACTGCCGGCGATGACGAGAGCGTGACCGTCGAAGGCCTCGAACTGGGAGCGCGGATGATCGTACCTGCAGAGCGAGCGACCCTGCGCCTCGCGAAAGAGGCCGTCGTCACGCTCAAGCCCCTGCTCCAGGATAACCAGCAGGTCGACGAAAAGACCGTGCGCTTCGGCCTCTGCGAGGGGACCGGGGAAAAGCCGGCTCTCGTCGGCCAGGAGAACCCGGCCGAGCTGAAGCTGGCCGAGGTGAAACTGCCGGAAAAGCCCTTCTTGTTCATCGAGGCTGCGGATCTCGCCGGAAACCGGCAGGTGCTCTATATTCCAATACAAATACAATAACGGAGGTGCATGCGGGGGGCGGCTGGGGGATTCACCTGCCGCCGGTCCTGCGCGAACATGGCGAAGGAATCGCACGGACGCCTGCCCCTTCATGCCGATATGCGAGGAGATGCCGGCCTGATTCGCGAAAGCGGGCCGGCCGTCCTCTCTCTGCCGCCCCGGCTCCGGAAGCCTGACCGGCACGGAATCACGTTCATCGAGATCATGATCGCGGTCCTGATCCTCGCGGCGCTCCTGCTTCCGGTCTATCAGTTCATGAACTCGGCCGTTCGCGAGACCGAGCGGTTCTACGCCGAGGCCGTCGCGATCTCGCAGGCGAAGTTCATCATGGATACCCTGATGTTCCAGATTCCGTGGCGGGCTATCCGGGCGGGCAATCCGGCCAGGTTCGAGGACCCGAAAGCCGTACCGGCCGTCCAGACGATTCTGAATGCGCTGATGCCGCGCCTATTTGGCTCCGGATACGAGGGTGGGACGGTCGGAAGCTATGTGGGCGACGGCCTACTCATGGACAAAAAGGGATTCCTGTACCGCATTCGCCTCAAATGCGTCGATCTTGACGAAGTGGAGTTTGCGATCGACATCCCCGGCAAAGGAATCAGCACCTTCATGCCGAACAAGCTGACCCCCAAGGATGCCGACGGCAAGTATTCCGTGATGAAGAAGCTCATGCTGGAGATCCGGTGGTCTCTCCACAAAGGCACCGACCCTCTCCAGGATCCCCAGGCGAAAGCCCTCCATCTTGTTGCGATTAAATCGCACCTGGACGAATGACGATGGAACGCCGGCGCAACGTGAAAAGCAGA
Coding sequences:
- a CDS encoding prepilin-type N-terminal cleavage/methylation domain-containing protein, which encodes MRGAAGGFTCRRSCANMAKESHGRLPLHADMRGDAGLIRESGPAVLSLPPRLRKPDRHGITFIEIMIAVLILAALLLPVYQFMNSAVRETERFYAEAVAISQAKFIMDTLMFQIPWRAIRAGNPARFEDPKAVPAVQTILNALMPRLFGSGYEGGTVGSYVGDGLLMDKKGFLYRIRLKCVDLDEVEFAIDIPGKGISTFMPNKLTPKDADGKYSVMKKLMLEIRWSLHKGTDPLQDPQAKALHLVAIKSHLDE